The Buttiauxella selenatireducens genome has a window encoding:
- a CDS encoding contractile injection system protein, VgrG/Pvc8 family: protein MELGFTPVHYCEGPGADIINGRMTTFERIDVSSGKETDRLILTVDVTGLKGIPQEGGVLTWFEGYEESGVVNIGRFKITTITPQLFPRIITITATAAPFEKEDKTGFRQRRSASWDNTTLGEIFQTIAQRHNLSPRMDARLSSFTYPHTDQINETDSAFLNRLAEEHDAVAKPVNGAYILALRGEAKSITGKTLPVVKLTCPPENHPGNQQFIQCAIDTPGKKSVSGVRVNYTDEATGETHSLTSGEAPYRTMPGTYINKEHAEAVLKGGHRRAKRDASKIQLDTPGNPYVAAEGIIELDNTFPDGMRGRISIDRVEVRCSRGEGYRMSITASNPMNSNKKQP from the coding sequence ATGGAGCTAGGATTTACGCCAGTACATTACTGCGAAGGACCGGGCGCAGACATTATTAACGGGCGCATGACGACATTTGAGCGCATCGATGTCAGCAGCGGGAAGGAAACGGATCGGCTGATACTGACCGTGGATGTGACGGGACTGAAAGGTATCCCGCAGGAAGGCGGCGTGCTGACGTGGTTTGAGGGGTATGAAGAAAGCGGTGTGGTGAACATCGGTAGATTCAAAATCACAACGATTACCCCACAGCTGTTTCCCCGCATTATTACGATCACCGCAACGGCAGCACCGTTTGAAAAGGAAGATAAAACCGGCTTCCGGCAGCGGCGCTCAGCCTCGTGGGACAACACCACGCTGGGCGAAATCTTCCAGACTATCGCCCAACGCCATAACCTGTCACCACGTATGGACGCCCGCCTCAGCAGCTTTACCTACCCGCACACCGATCAGATAAACGAGACGGACTCCGCCTTTCTCAACCGGCTGGCAGAAGAGCATGATGCGGTGGCCAAACCGGTCAATGGGGCTTACATCCTGGCATTACGCGGTGAGGCTAAATCCATCACCGGGAAAACCCTGCCTGTGGTGAAACTGACTTGCCCGCCAGAAAATCACCCCGGTAATCAGCAGTTCATCCAGTGCGCAATTGATACGCCGGGCAAGAAAAGTGTCAGCGGCGTTAGGGTGAACTACACCGACGAGGCAACGGGTGAAACGCACAGCCTGACCAGTGGTGAGGCACCCTACCGCACAATGCCGGGAACGTATATCAATAAGGAGCATGCCGAAGCGGTACTGAAAGGAGGCCATCGCAGAGCGAAACGTGATGCGTCAAAAATCCAGCTGGATACACCCGGCAATCCGTATGTGGCAGCGGAGGGGATAATTGAGCTGGACAACACGTTTCCGGACGGTATGAGGGGAAGGATAAGCATTGACCGTGTGGAGGTGCGCTGCAGCAGGGGGGAGGGATACCGGATGAGCATTACTGCAAGTAATCCTATGAACAGTAATAAAAAGCAGCCATAG
- a CDS encoding phage tail protein, producing the protein MLEMLSDQYVSHETEMSPTQFVLGDFVFSLPENTPATSLSRKYDGGWVVIDLLNELPCQQQTGRALDERVIKCEWFREAGQDNIEKLVKLRDGKKPLALVRGDGTLLGQWTLTGFDVDESWLYHEAKSMKQGVTINLREFANKPLEQKKQGGSTE; encoded by the coding sequence ATGCTGGAAATGCTGTCTGACCAGTACGTCAGCCATGAGACTGAAATGTCGCCCACGCAATTTGTGCTGGGCGATTTTGTTTTCAGTCTGCCGGAAAACACCCCGGCGACGTCCCTGTCTCGCAAATATGACGGCGGGTGGGTGGTGATTGACCTACTTAATGAGCTGCCCTGCCAGCAACAGACCGGACGCGCGCTCGATGAGCGAGTGATCAAGTGCGAGTGGTTCCGGGAGGCGGGGCAGGACAACATTGAAAAACTGGTGAAACTGCGAGACGGCAAAAAGCCTCTGGCGCTGGTCCGGGGGGACGGCACGCTGCTCGGGCAATGGACTCTGACCGGGTTCGATGTCGACGAAAGCTGGCTCTACCATGAAGCCAAATCCATGAAGCAGGGTGTGACCATCAACCTGCGGGAGTTCGCCAATAAGCCGCTTGAACAAAAGAAGCAGGGAGGAAGTACTGAATGA
- a CDS encoding phage tail tape measure protein, translating to MADKKVSVLLSAKDAMSPAFTSADKSLNTMRKSAAEVGAALGNLKKQQGDAQAHLKTQQALKETNRQLSENKKRVDAAGQALREAQAEQRRYQKGIAGAEETLRNLDVELARNGKLTREQRVEHTRATQSLEQLRPAYKKASAEVAGKRREDNAATREMHSLTAAADKEKVRLQSLGSALKKTGVDTRNLAKEQTRLTADAGKASAALQKQERRIQTMNSARAKMEDNRATRASLKGQVLGTAVAAAPLVAMGKKAMDYEYAWSDVQKVVNFRDADEDRNFQLQVRNQAKKLGISQQGMTEIVAAGGQAGVANGADGKVDSKQLLKFSVDAAKLAVAFDTDAATAGDTMAKLRTSMKLDQNQVMKLADYINQTSNEMAAKPMEVAAIMRRMGANTKLSGFSNNQSAALAATLVASGETEETGATAMKNISGRLTAGFATTKSGRNGLSMLGFEPNQLARDMQKNAPATLIKVLEAVKKQSPEKQKAIISQIFGEEVSGAVAKLAGNVDLLKKAMTSAGNEAAYAGSMEQEYQKKTATRKARMDRMQSGLESLSISLGTLLLPVIDELEPPVSALADGLSNLLETSETAKSTFGWALKIGAGLVALKGVHIVAKGLISMFSDLKQLGRMGKAKLGGATDHTTISANRAAAALERMNRQMDRMGGGGKAAGSGDPSGGRKGKKGKKGKGGSRRPHSAGEEYTASGSDTRRPVRSRGRGLAGAVMSYAIPFAATYGLDYLQGKFSDDDMPEPSLPGDASGTGKEVTNAPVARVQPAMAGMLPALSDDVNYLQTGAQLSSPFIKGAGRMFTPLALAGGAINTASVVMNGGSAAEVGGAVGSTGGALAGAAVGAAIGTAILPGIGTAVGGAIGGLAGSELGQKMGEVVGPYIKEGWEGIKGWFSSDDSTSPASDKVAKVQPKDLAKVSDQTLTPAIDAAVEQAKKSQPLPPPVYHIKVENSPHFDVKASGDPAQDNALAQKIKTILEQTQTKVLHEALAQIGPDARLNASLSGQRSD from the coding sequence GTGGCGGATAAAAAAGTCTCGGTCCTGCTCAGTGCAAAGGATGCGATGAGTCCGGCCTTTACGTCAGCGGATAAGTCGCTGAACACCATGCGTAAAAGTGCTGCGGAGGTGGGGGCGGCACTCGGAAACCTGAAAAAGCAGCAGGGTGATGCACAGGCACATCTGAAAACCCAGCAGGCACTGAAAGAAACAAACCGGCAGCTGAGCGAAAACAAAAAGCGTGTTGATGCCGCTGGTCAGGCTTTGCGTGAGGCGCAGGCGGAACAGCGTCGTTATCAGAAAGGGATAGCCGGTGCGGAAGAAACACTGCGCAATCTGGATGTGGAGCTGGCCCGTAACGGGAAGCTGACCCGCGAGCAGCGTGTGGAACATACACGCGCCACGCAATCTCTGGAACAACTTCGTCCGGCCTACAAAAAGGCGTCAGCGGAGGTTGCCGGCAAGCGCCGTGAAGACAACGCCGCAACCCGTGAAATGCACTCTCTGACCGCGGCGGCAGACAAAGAAAAAGTCCGGCTACAGTCGCTGGGAAGTGCGCTGAAAAAGACCGGCGTGGACACCCGCAATCTGGCCAAAGAGCAAACCCGACTGACCGCCGATGCTGGCAAGGCCAGTGCAGCACTGCAAAAGCAGGAACGGCGCATTCAGACGATGAACAGCGCACGGGCAAAAATGGAGGATAACCGCGCCACCCGTGCCAGCCTGAAAGGGCAGGTACTGGGGACCGCCGTTGCTGCCGCCCCTCTGGTGGCGATGGGGAAAAAAGCTATGGACTACGAGTATGCGTGGTCTGACGTGCAAAAAGTGGTGAATTTCCGTGATGCGGATGAGGATCGCAACTTCCAGCTGCAGGTCCGCAACCAGGCGAAAAAACTGGGGATCTCCCAGCAGGGCATGACAGAAATTGTCGCGGCTGGTGGACAGGCCGGTGTGGCGAATGGTGCTGACGGCAAGGTGGACTCAAAGCAACTGCTGAAGTTTTCCGTTGATGCCGCAAAACTGGCGGTGGCGTTTGATACTGATGCCGCTACTGCCGGTGACACCATGGCAAAGCTGCGCACCTCCATGAAGCTGGATCAGAACCAGGTGATGAAACTGGCTGACTATATCAACCAGACCTCGAACGAAATGGCAGCAAAACCGATGGAAGTAGCCGCCATCATGCGTCGCATGGGCGCGAATACGAAGCTATCCGGGTTCAGTAATAATCAGTCCGCCGCACTGGCCGCCACACTGGTCGCTTCGGGTGAAACAGAAGAAACCGGTGCGACGGCCATGAAGAATATTTCAGGTCGTCTGACCGCTGGCTTTGCCACAACAAAATCGGGCCGTAACGGATTATCAATGCTCGGTTTTGAGCCAAATCAGCTGGCCAGAGATATGCAGAAAAACGCCCCGGCCACGCTAATTAAAGTGCTGGAGGCGGTGAAGAAACAGTCACCGGAAAAGCAAAAAGCCATTATCAGCCAGATCTTTGGTGAGGAAGTATCCGGTGCGGTGGCAAAACTTGCCGGAAATGTTGACCTGCTCAAAAAGGCCATGACCAGTGCCGGTAACGAGGCGGCCTATGCAGGCTCAATGGAGCAGGAGTATCAGAAAAAAACCGCTACCCGCAAAGCCCGAATGGACCGGATGCAGTCGGGGCTGGAAAGCCTGAGTATCTCCCTTGGGACGTTGCTTTTGCCGGTGATCGATGAACTTGAGCCACCGGTGAGCGCACTGGCTGACGGACTGAGCAACCTGCTGGAAACTTCAGAAACGGCGAAATCGACCTTTGGCTGGGCGCTGAAAATCGGTGCGGGCCTGGTGGCCCTGAAAGGCGTGCATATCGTGGCCAAAGGTCTGATATCGATGTTCAGCGACCTGAAGCAACTTGGCCGCATGGGCAAGGCAAAGCTGGGCGGTGCCACAGACCACACCACGATTTCCGCCAATCGCGCCGCAGCGGCGCTCGAGCGCATGAATCGCCAGATGGACCGCATGGGTGGCGGTGGAAAGGCCGCAGGCAGTGGAGATCCATCAGGGGGCAGGAAGGGGAAGAAAGGCAAAAAAGGAAAAGGCGGCTCCCGCAGACCTCATTCTGCCGGGGAGGAGTATACCGCCTCCGGAAGTGATACGCGCAGACCGGTACGTTCGCGCGGGAGGGGACTTGCCGGTGCGGTGATGTCTTATGCGATTCCGTTTGCGGCGACGTACGGGTTGGATTATCTGCAGGGAAAATTCAGCGATGATGACATGCCTGAACCGTCATTGCCGGGGGATGCCAGCGGAACGGGGAAAGAGGTGACAAACGCGCCTGTTGCGAGGGTACAACCAGCCATGGCAGGGATGTTGCCTGCGCTCAGTGATGATGTGAATTATCTGCAGACCGGCGCGCAACTGTCCTCGCCGTTTATCAAAGGTGCAGGTCGGATGTTTACACCACTCGCCCTTGCTGGTGGCGCCATCAACACGGCATCTGTGGTGATGAACGGCGGCAGTGCGGCAGAGGTGGGTGGCGCGGTCGGGAGTACGGGCGGTGCGCTGGCAGGGGCCGCAGTGGGGGCCGCGATTGGCACGGCAATCCTTCCGGGTATCGGCACAGCGGTGGGTGGGGCAATTGGGGGGCTTGCGGGCAGCGAACTGGGGCAGAAGATGGGCGAGGTGGTCGGTCCTTACATCAAGGAAGGATGGGAAGGCATCAAGGGCTGGTTCAGCAGTGATGACAGTACGTCGCCGGCCAGCGATAAGGTGGCGAAAGTACAACCGAAGGACCTGGCAAAAGTCAGCGACCAGACCCTCACACCCGCGATTGATGCCGCCGTGGAGCAGGCAAAGAAAAGCCAGCCACTCCCTCCACCTGTTTACCACATTAAGGTCGAAAACAGCCCGCATTTTGATGTTAAAGCTTCCGGCGATCCGGCGCAGGACAATGCGCTGGCGCAGAAAATCAAAACCATTCTGGAGCAGACACAGACCAAAGTCCTGCACGAAGCCCTGGCGCAGATTGGCCCGGATGCACGACTGAATGCCTCACTGAGTGGGCAAAGGAGCGATTAA
- a CDS encoding phage tail assembly protein, with product MSFIRTIPLVFPITTANGVLSTLTVCTLTAKQVREIGKKFDADNDPSGFHALDQEFELAVAMTGQTDDIIAQLKKPDYNSLVVQVDRLTNYTTADLLEEEADAKREAGEKADTITFLPDSPTLLVAIHDPVNGEMTEYRLQPPTVGLTRQLRIEKDAHRRGMMVASSCTGLHQDVIDQFHMPDFNHLMERVRDFLTQQGDFFQTETLTD from the coding sequence ATGTCCTTTATCCGAACAATCCCGTTGGTCTTTCCGATCACCACCGCCAATGGTGTGTTAAGCACGCTCACCGTCTGCACCCTGACGGCTAAGCAGGTGCGTGAAATCGGTAAAAAATTTGATGCCGACAATGATCCCTCTGGCTTCCATGCCCTCGACCAGGAGTTTGAGCTGGCGGTCGCGATGACCGGTCAGACGGATGACATCATCGCTCAGTTGAAAAAACCGGACTACAACAGCCTGGTCGTACAGGTAGATCGCCTGACCAATTACACCACTGCCGACCTGTTGGAAGAAGAGGCGGACGCGAAGCGTGAGGCCGGGGAAAAAGCAGACACTATCACCTTTTTACCGGACAGCCCGACGCTGCTGGTTGCCATCCATGATCCAGTCAACGGTGAGATGACGGAGTATCGACTGCAGCCGCCGACCGTAGGACTGACCCGCCAGCTACGGATTGAAAAAGACGCACACAGGCGCGGGATGATGGTGGCCAGTAGCTGTACCGGTCTGCACCAGGATGTTATCGATCAGTTTCATATGCCGGACTTTAACCACCTGATGGAGCGGGTGCGCGATTTTTTGACGCAACAGGGGGACTTCTTTCAGACGGAGACGTTGACCGACTGA
- a CDS encoding tail protein X, whose protein sequence is MKVRSRDRDNLGEIAWIKLGRDDDETEQLIYELNPHLHLYGRVLPLGVVIELPELTKTTHTEADQQVTVWS, encoded by the coding sequence ATGAAGGTCAGAAGCCGCGACCGTGACAACCTGGGGGAGATTGCCTGGATAAAGCTGGGACGCGATGACGATGAAACGGAGCAACTGATTTACGAGCTGAATCCACACCTGCACCTGTATGGGCGGGTGTTGCCTCTCGGCGTGGTTATCGAGCTGCCGGAGCTGACAAAAACCACTCATACTGAAGCGGATCAACAGGTAACCGTATGGAGCTAG
- a CDS encoding phage major tail tube protein translates to MAGVLTRMAQRVTIQGVPLYLTLEDVADPAPKKVMEKTRGGSFVEREVATGIEAMTGSITVKGARSEILVMYGLQAGSSCAVTIEEAYRDEDGEEFKVKAEWIGEINNIEDSNTKMSELSQTVLSLSCKRKKKTINGKICWEVASDGSVVNLGQEDFLAPFRAMIGMN, encoded by the coding sequence ATGGCTGGAGTATTAACCCGCATGGCCCAGCGCGTCACCATTCAGGGGGTTCCCCTGTATCTGACGCTGGAAGATGTTGCCGATCCGGCACCGAAAAAAGTGATGGAAAAAACGCGCGGTGGCTCGTTTGTGGAGCGCGAAGTGGCGACTGGCATTGAAGCGATGACCGGCAGCATCACCGTCAAAGGCGCACGCTCTGAAATCCTGGTGATGTACGGCCTGCAGGCCGGTTCAAGCTGCGCGGTCACCATCGAAGAGGCTTACCGGGATGAGGACGGGGAAGAATTTAAGGTGAAGGCCGAATGGATTGGCGAAATTAATAACATCGAGGACAGCAACACCAAAATGAGTGAGCTGTCCCAGACGGTGCTGAGCTTGTCCTGTAAGCGCAAGAAAAAGACCATCAACGGCAAAATCTGCTGGGAAGTCGCCAGCGACGGCAGCGTGGTCAATCTTGGTCAGGAAGACTTCCTCGCCCCGTTCCGCGCCATGATTGGTATGAACTAA